A region from the Pseudomonas cucumis genome encodes:
- the murG gene encoding undecaprenyldiphospho-muramoylpentapeptide beta-N-acetylglucosaminyltransferase — protein sequence MGANVLIMAGGTGGHVFPALACAREFQARGYTVHWLGTPRGIENDLVPAAGLQLHRIHVSGLRGKGKLSLLKAPFMLLKSIWQARAIIRQLRPVCVVGFGGFVTGPGGVAARLAGVPVIVHEQNAVAGTANRLLVPLAARVCEAFPDTFTLSNSRRTTGNPVRTELFLETPRPALAGRKARLLILGGSLGAEPLNKLLPEALSQVAPDLRPDVFHQAGKNHDEVTAERYRAAGVEAQVQPFIKDMAQAYGWADLVVCRAGALTISELAAAGLPSMLVPLPHAIDDHQTRNADYLAREGAAFLMPQRTTGAADLAARLTEVLMQPQRLNDMATAARRLAKPDATRNVVDTCLEVAHG from the coding sequence ATGGGCGCTAACGTATTGATCATGGCTGGCGGCACCGGGGGCCACGTGTTCCCGGCATTGGCCTGCGCTCGCGAGTTCCAGGCCCGCGGTTACACCGTGCACTGGCTCGGCACGCCGCGCGGGATCGAAAACGATCTGGTGCCAGCGGCCGGCCTTCAATTGCATCGAATCCACGTCAGCGGTTTGCGCGGCAAGGGCAAATTGTCCCTGCTCAAGGCGCCGTTCATGTTGCTCAAGTCGATCTGGCAGGCGCGGGCGATCATTCGTCAACTGCGGCCGGTGTGTGTGGTCGGCTTCGGTGGTTTTGTGACCGGTCCCGGCGGCGTTGCAGCCAGACTGGCCGGAGTACCGGTCATCGTTCATGAGCAGAACGCCGTAGCCGGTACCGCCAATCGGTTGCTGGTGCCGTTGGCCGCCCGAGTCTGTGAAGCGTTCCCCGACACCTTTACCCTGTCGAACAGCCGTCGTACCACCGGTAACCCGGTGCGCACCGAGCTGTTCCTCGAAACACCGCGACCTGCCCTGGCCGGTCGCAAGGCGCGTTTGCTGATCCTGGGCGGAAGCCTGGGCGCAGAGCCGTTGAACAAGTTGCTGCCTGAAGCCCTGTCGCAAGTCGCCCCCGACCTGCGGCCGGACGTGTTTCATCAGGCCGGCAAAAACCACGATGAAGTGACTGCAGAGCGCTATCGCGCGGCTGGCGTCGAGGCGCAAGTGCAGCCTTTCATCAAAGACATGGCCCAAGCCTATGGCTGGGCCGACCTGGTGGTGTGCCGCGCAGGCGCATTGACCATCAGTGAACTGGCGGCTGCCGGTCTGCCCTCGATGCTGGTGCCTTTGCCCCACGCGATCGACGATCACCAGACCCGTAACGCCGATTATTTGGCCCGTGAAGGCGCTGCCTTCCTGATGCCGCAAAGAACGACTGGCGCAGCGGATCTTGCCGCTCGCCTGACAGAGGTCTTGATGCAACCGCAACGACTCAACGACATGGCCACCGCGGCACGCCGCCTGGCCAAACCCGATGCCACTCGTAACGTGGTCGATACCTGCCTGGAGGTGGCCCATGGTTGA